The following are from one region of the Natrinema sp. HArc-T2 genome:
- a CDS encoding twin-arginine translocation signal domain-containing protein, with product MRKDAKQEDEKRIDINRRDVMKAAGGAVVAGGTLGAVSGTAVAQTSCLTDCQTINIETFNSANYRTYNLDCGGSFTVNDAGKGCISISTGSNTCMKRVRLKGGQEEVTFTCPEVNTQSEFCLPVREQGGRPDISNATFEACCLSSTFVNSFDLSCSGVSFSACACPGSTASLTVADATGTLVNQTYTADCEGVVSGSESFDATGATTATLTLRGEAFTEGPINCGDGGDGGGDGKPGEIGENVEVNVDASGGSAAESTASAENDVTVNQAANQRNDGRQATTTEAKATETTSTAGSRTLKDYLNGLLFD from the coding sequence ATGCGAAAGGACGCTAAACAAGAGGACGAGAAGAGAATTGATATCAATCGTCGCGACGTGATGAAGGCGGCTGGTGGGGCTGTCGTCGCAGGAGGAACACTTGGGGCAGTAAGTGGAACAGCAGTAGCGCAAACTTCGTGTTTGACCGACTGTCAAACTATAAATATCGAAACGTTCAACAGCGCAAATTACAGAACGTACAATCTTGATTGTGGTGGGTCGTTCACGGTCAACGACGCCGGAAAAGGATGCATCTCGATATCGACGGGCAGCAACACGTGCATGAAGAGGGTACGGCTAAAGGGTGGGCAGGAAGAGGTAACGTTTACTTGCCCGGAGGTAAATACCCAGAGTGAGTTTTGCCTGCCTGTACGCGAACAGGGCGGCCGCCCCGACATCAGCAACGCGACGTTCGAGGCCTGTTGTCTGAGTTCGACATTCGTAAACAGCTTCGACCTGTCTTGCTCGGGCGTCTCGTTCTCGGCGTGTGCGTGTCCGGGGTCGACCGCCAGTCTGACCGTGGCGGACGCAACTGGAACGCTTGTGAACCAGACCTACACGGCGGACTGTGAAGGGGTCGTCAGCGGGAGTGAATCGTTCGACGCAACCGGAGCGACGACCGCGACACTCACGCTCCGCGGAGAGGCGTTTACCGAAGGGCCGATAAATTGTGGTGACGGCGGTGACGGCGGTGGCGATGGTAAACCTGGTGAGATCGGCGAGAACGTCGAAGTGAACGTCGATGCAAGCGGTGGCTCGGCTGCGGAGTCCACTGCCTCTGCGGAGAACGACGTAACAGTCAACCAGGCGGCTAATCAGAGAAATGACGGGCGTCAAGCCACTACTACTGAAGCGAAGGCTACTGAGACGACCTCGACCGCTGGCTCGCGGACGCTCAAAGACTACCTCAACGGCCTCCTCTTCGACTGA
- the larC gene encoding nickel pincer cofactor biosynthesis protein LarC, which produces MRVLAFDGRMGASGDMILAALLDAGADPAVLESVTDALEVEYEIDTVDKSGIAATSVDVLLADDDLHDGHDHEEADHDHEEADHDHEEADHDHEEADHDHEEADHDHAHGDSSHDHGDDDSHEHDHGHSHDHSHDHDHSHDGVHAEGHGPHRSYREVCEIVTEMDLEPAIERDALAIFELLGEAEAGVHGEDLESIHFHEVGADDAIADVVGAAALVHDLEPDRIVTTPISTGDGTVSMSHGEYPIPAPAVVEIAERSDWSLRGGPVDAELLTPTGAAILGHIADGIETLPTLSLEESGYGAGGYDLDPHPNVLRVLVGTGEDRGGLVKDDIAVLETNLDDATPEVLGGLQETLADAGARDVSIMPATMKKSRPGHLVKVICKPEDRKRVARALAEETGTLGVRDAGATHRWIANREFETVTLELDGNEYDVTVKIASDSAGEMYDVSAEYDDAKEVARESGLTVREVIRQAETAIYRG; this is translated from the coding sequence ATGCGCGTTCTCGCTTTCGATGGCCGGATGGGTGCGAGCGGTGATATGATCCTCGCCGCCCTCCTCGACGCCGGTGCCGATCCTGCTGTCTTGGAGTCCGTGACTGACGCCCTCGAGGTCGAATATGAGATCGACACCGTCGACAAAAGCGGCATCGCCGCGACGTCGGTCGACGTGCTCCTGGCGGACGACGACCTACACGACGGCCACGACCACGAGGAAGCGGACCACGACCACGAGGAAGCGGACCACGACCACGAGGAAGCGGACCACGACCACGAGGAAGCGGACCACGACCACGAGGAAGCGGACCACGACCACGCTCATGGTGACTCGAGTCACGATCACGGCGACGACGATAGCCATGAGCACGACCACGGCCACAGTCACGATCACAGCCACGACCACGACCACAGCCACGACGGCGTCCACGCCGAAGGACACGGCCCCCACCGCAGCTATCGCGAGGTCTGCGAGATCGTCACCGAGATGGACCTCGAGCCGGCGATCGAACGCGACGCGCTCGCGATCTTCGAACTCCTCGGCGAAGCCGAGGCGGGCGTCCATGGCGAGGATCTCGAGTCGATTCACTTCCACGAGGTCGGCGCCGACGACGCGATCGCGGATGTCGTCGGGGCCGCGGCGCTGGTCCACGATCTCGAGCCCGATCGAATCGTTACCACGCCGATTTCGACCGGCGACGGCACGGTGTCGATGAGCCACGGCGAGTATCCCATTCCCGCGCCGGCGGTCGTCGAAATCGCCGAGCGTTCCGACTGGTCGCTCCGCGGTGGCCCGGTCGACGCCGAACTGCTGACGCCGACCGGTGCAGCGATTCTGGGCCACATTGCCGACGGTATCGAAACGCTGCCGACGCTCTCGCTCGAGGAATCCGGCTACGGCGCGGGTGGCTATGACCTCGATCCACACCCGAACGTGCTTCGAGTGCTGGTCGGCACGGGCGAGGACCGCGGCGGGCTCGTCAAAGACGATATCGCGGTTCTCGAGACCAACCTCGACGACGCGACGCCCGAAGTGCTGGGCGGCCTCCAGGAGACGCTCGCAGACGCGGGCGCGCGAGACGTGTCGATCATGCCTGCGACCATGAAGAAGTCTCGCCCCGGCCACCTCGTGAAGGTCATCTGCAAACCCGAAGACCGAAAGCGGGTTGCTCGAGCGCTGGCCGAGGAGACCGGGACATTGGGTGTGCGTGATGCAGGGGCGACCCACCGATGGATCGCGAATCGGGAGTTCGAGACGGTGACGCTCGAGCTCGACGGCAACGAGTACGACGTGACCGTGAAAATCGCGAGTGATTCGGCAGGAGAGATGTACGACGTGAGTGCGGAGTACGACGACGCGAAGGAGGTGGCTCGAGAGAGCGGTCTGACAGTTCGCGAGGTGATCCGGCAGGCTGAAACGGCTATTTATCGCGGATGA